The following coding sequences lie in one Myxococcus xanthus genomic window:
- a CDS encoding DUF1844 domain-containing protein produces MSSGDEKRGETFVMRGEARSASEESISFSTFIVGLGTAVLIHLGGAPNPETGQTAKDLPLARQNLDLLSMLRAKTRGNLTAEEEKLFDGLLADLRLRYVEATKR; encoded by the coding sequence ATGAGCTCCGGGGACGAGAAGCGCGGCGAGACCTTCGTGATGCGGGGGGAAGCGCGCTCCGCGTCCGAGGAGTCGATTTCCTTCAGCACCTTCATCGTGGGGCTGGGCACCGCGGTGCTCATCCACCTGGGAGGTGCGCCCAATCCTGAAACGGGTCAGACGGCGAAGGACCTGCCGCTGGCCCGGCAGAACCTGGACCTCTTGTCCATGCTGCGCGCGAAGACGCGGGGCAACCTCACGGCCGAGGAAGAGAAGCTCTTCGACGGGCTGCTCGCGGACCTCCGCCTGCGCTACGTGGAGGCGACCAAGCGGTGA
- a CDS encoding RNA polymerase subunit sigma yields MADSADPKYLDKRTVERYVRSGQLDEVEYERHLQGLPDVAEKSVPVETLMLDDADDFDDEEDDFDDEDEDDDDDTSDDEAETSSAAESTDGDAAEAGEDDEDDEDEDEGDDDAATASNETPDDEGPVSA; encoded by the coding sequence ATGGCGGATTCGGCGGACCCGAAGTACCTCGATAAGCGCACCGTGGAGCGGTACGTGCGCTCAGGCCAGCTCGACGAGGTGGAGTACGAGCGCCACCTCCAGGGCCTGCCCGACGTGGCGGAGAAGTCCGTCCCCGTTGAGACGCTCATGCTCGACGACGCCGACGACTTCGACGACGAAGAGGATGACTTCGACGACGAGGACGAGGACGACGACGACGATACGTCCGACGACGAGGCCGAGACCTCCTCCGCCGCCGAGTCGACGGATGGCGACGCCGCCGAGGCCGGTGAGGACGACGAGGACGACGAGGACGAGGACGAGGGCGACGACGATGCCGCCACCGCTTCGAACGAGACCCCCGACGACGAGGGGCCGGTCTCCGCATGA
- a CDS encoding gamma-glutamyl-gamma-aminobutyrate hydrolase family protein, which translates to MNTHSRHHGPAPRRPNIGITPDWSPAGEQPFARYELKVPYADAVLRAGGLPFVLPYSDEPACVESYLDRISGVLVTGGAFDIPPSAYGEDAREGLGALKEGRTAFEAALMRGALKRNMPVLGICGGMQLLNVILGGTLYQDIGREVEGAREHEQKHDRTHPQHPVDVKSGTLLAEAVGHGQLMVNSTHHQSVRGVGNDVTITAVAPDGVVEAIESSVHTFAVGVQWHPEYMSTTIPVHVGLYKAFVQKAREHRR; encoded by the coding sequence ATGAACACCCATTCGCGTCACCACGGGCCGGCGCCGCGCCGCCCCAACATTGGCATCACCCCGGACTGGAGTCCGGCTGGAGAACAGCCCTTTGCTCGCTACGAGCTGAAGGTGCCGTACGCGGACGCCGTCCTGCGCGCGGGTGGGCTGCCCTTCGTGTTGCCGTACTCGGACGAGCCAGCCTGCGTGGAGTCCTACCTGGACCGCATCTCCGGGGTGCTCGTCACGGGCGGCGCGTTCGACATCCCTCCGTCGGCCTACGGCGAGGACGCGCGCGAGGGGCTGGGGGCGCTGAAGGAAGGGCGCACCGCTTTCGAGGCGGCGCTCATGCGCGGCGCGCTCAAACGCAACATGCCGGTGCTGGGCATCTGTGGCGGCATGCAGCTGCTCAACGTCATCCTGGGCGGCACGCTGTACCAGGACATCGGCCGTGAGGTGGAGGGCGCGCGCGAGCACGAGCAGAAGCACGACCGCACCCACCCGCAGCACCCGGTGGACGTGAAGAGCGGCACGTTGCTGGCGGAGGCGGTGGGGCATGGCCAGCTGATGGTCAACTCCACCCACCACCAGTCGGTGCGCGGCGTTGGCAATGACGTGACGATTACCGCGGTGGCGCCGGATGGCGTGGTGGAGGCCATCGAGTCCTCCGTGCACACCTTCGCCGTGGGCGTGCAGTGGCACCCCGAATACATGTCCACGACCATTCCGGTGCACGTGGGGCTCTACAAGGCGTTCGTGCAGAAGGCGCGCGAGCACCGCCGGTGA
- the thiE gene encoding thiamine phosphate synthase, producing the protein MNAPSRPYLPRGPYLLCDDSVLPEISLVDKAARLVAGGARVVQLRMKRTPVRDALAATRQVVALCRREGALCLVNDRVDVALLADADGVHVGDEDVPAEDARALLGPGRLVGVTVRDVVGARAAQAAGADYVGLGPIFPTSTKQVPAPVLGLEAFAAVVRDSPLPVVGIGGVGLANIASVAAAGAHCAAVVSDALLAADITERVRQLADAFEQGRFGA; encoded by the coding sequence ATGAACGCACCGTCCCGTCCGTACCTTCCCCGCGGTCCCTACCTGTTGTGCGACGACTCCGTCCTGCCGGAGATTTCACTGGTGGACAAGGCGGCTCGCCTGGTGGCCGGAGGGGCCCGGGTGGTGCAACTGCGCATGAAGCGCACCCCGGTCCGTGATGCGCTGGCCGCCACGCGGCAGGTGGTGGCGCTGTGCCGCCGGGAAGGCGCGCTGTGCCTGGTGAATGATCGGGTGGACGTGGCGCTGCTGGCGGACGCGGACGGCGTCCACGTGGGTGACGAGGACGTGCCCGCCGAGGATGCGCGCGCGCTGCTGGGGCCTGGCCGTCTGGTAGGCGTCACGGTGCGAGACGTGGTGGGCGCGCGGGCGGCACAAGCGGCGGGGGCGGACTATGTGGGCCTGGGGCCCATCTTCCCCACGTCGACGAAGCAGGTGCCCGCGCCGGTGCTGGGCCTGGAGGCCTTCGCGGCCGTGGTGCGCGACAGCCCGCTGCCCGTGGTGGGCATTGGTGGGGTGGGGCTGGCGAATATCGCGAGCGTGGCGGCGGCCGGGGCGCACTGCGCGGCGGTGGTCTCCGACGCGCTGCTTGCCGCGGATATCACCGAGCGTGTGAGACAGCTGGCGGACGCGTTTGAACAGGGGCGCTTCGGGGCATAG